A genomic window from Peromyscus maniculatus bairdii isolate BWxNUB_F1_BW_parent chromosome 1, HU_Pman_BW_mat_3.1, whole genome shotgun sequence includes:
- the LOC102903150 gene encoding ret finger protein-like 4A: MAHFFKERSACPFCQRYLERPMYLKCGYVCCLRCIDSLEKIPKTGGTLCPNCSVVSLKEDILPAFVLGRLTAKIKELEEHLNHVLKMNPRMKIFQENMTFDVDTAHNKLIISDDLRSVYFGSKKQDRKECAERFQITTCVLGSSRFTAGRHYWEVVVGTSKEWDIGVCKESVDRQVPVALSDKEGFWTVGVREGAIYAASTEPLTQLSVNPRLHRVGIFLDLQEKQVSFWDLSDGSHIFTFFEISESDAYRPLFIPANSCPDDQEETLTICPVTHPGIFGPPVNP; the protein is encoded by the exons ATGGCTCATTTCTTCAAAGAGAGGAGTGCTTGTCCCTTCTGCCAACGTTATCTGGAAAGACCGATGTATTTGAAATGCGGATACGTCTGCTGCCTCCGGTGCATCGACTCACTAGAGAAGATTCCCAAGACGGGGGGCACACTGTGTCCCAATTGCTCCGTTGTCTCTTTGAAGGAAGACATCCTACCTGCTTTCGTGCTGGGTCGCCTGACGGCCAAGATAAAAGAGCTAGAGGAACATCTCAATCATGTTCTAAAAATGAACCCCAGGATGAAGATATTTCAAG AAAACATGACCTTTGATGTGGACACAGCCCACAACAAACTCATCATCTCTGATGACCTCAGGAGTGTCTACTTTGGATCTAAGAAGCAGGACCGGAAAGAATGTGCAGAGAGATTCCAGATCACCACCTGCGTCCTGGGCTCCTCACGGTTCACTGCCGGCCGCCATTACTGGGAGGTAGTGGTGGGAACCAGCAAAGAATGGGATATCGGCGTTTGCAAAGAGTCAGTTGATCGACAAGTTCCTGTTGCCCTGTCGGACAAAGAGGGATTCTGGACTGTGGGGGTGAGAGAGGGAGCCATCTATGCCGCCAGCACTGAACCCTTGACTCAGCTCTCCGTGAACCCCCGGTTGCACAGAGTGGGGATTTTCCTTGACCTACAAGAAAAGCAAGTTTCCTTTTGGGACCTTAGTGATGGTTCCCACATCTTTACATTCTTTGAAATTTCTGAATCGGATGCATATCGCCCACTCTTTATTCCAGCAAATTCGTGTCCAGATGATCAAGAAGAAACCCTCACTATCTGTCCTGTGACGCATCCAGGCATTTTTGGGCCTCCAGTTAACCCCTAA